The sequence below is a genomic window from Tenacibaculum tangerinum.
AAACTCGTAAGCCAGATGCAAAAGCACCATTTTCTGCTTTAGCGTTTAAAATTGCTACCGATCCTTTCGTAGGTCGTTTAGCATTCTTCCGTGCGTATTCTGGTCGTTTAGATGCAGGTTCTTATGTGTTGAACAACCGTTCTGGAAAAAAAGAGCGTATTTCACGTATCTACCAAATGCACTCTAACAAGCAAAATGCAATTGATTTTATCGAAGCAGGTGATATCGGGGCTGCCGTAGGATTTAAAGATATTAAAACAGGAGATACTTTATCTGATGAAAAGCATCCAATCGTTTTAGAATCTATGGATTTCCCAGATCCAGTAATCGGTATTGCTGTAGAGCCTAAAACGAAGGCCGATGTAGATAAGTTAGGTATGGCTTTAGCAAAATTAGCTGAAGAAGATCCAACATTTACTGTAAAAACAGACGAAGCTTCAGGTCAAACGGTAATTTCAGGAATGGGTGAGTTACACTTAGATATTATTGTAGACCGTTTAAAGCGTGAGTTTAAGGTTGAAGTAAATCAAGGACAACCACAAGTAGAGTACAAAGAAGCTATTACTGCTGCTGCAGATCACAGAGAGGTTTACAAGAAACAATCTGGTGGACGTGGTAAGTTTGCTGACATTGTATTTACTATGGAACCAGCTGATGAAGGTGTAACAGGATTACAGTTTGAGTCTATTATTAAAGGTGGTAACATTCCTAAGGAATTTGTTCCTTCTGTAGAAAAAGGATTCAAGGAAGCCATGAAAAATGGCCCATTAGCAGGATACGAAATGGATGCGATGAAGGTTACTTTAAAGGATGGTTCATTCCACCCTGTAGATTCTGATCAGTTATCATTCGAATTGGCTGCTAAAATGGGTTACAAAGCTGCTGCAAAAGCTGCAAGAGCTGTAATCATGGAACCAATGATGAAATTAGAGGTGTTAACTCCAGAAGAAAATATGGGAGACATCGTTGGAGATTTAAACAGAAGACGTGGTCAAGTAAACGATATGAGCGACCGTGCTGGATCTAAAGTAGTAAAAGCAATCGTTCCATTATCAGAAATGTTCGGATATGTTACAGCATTAAGAACATTGTCTTCAGGTAGAGCAACTTCTACAATGGAATTTTCTCACTATGCAGAAACTCCAAGTAACATTGCTGAAGAAGTAATCGCAAACGCTAAAGGTTAATTAAGATGAGTCAAAAAATTAGAATAAAGTTAAAGTCTTATGATTATAATTTAGTAGACAAGTCTGCTGAGAAAATCGTAAAGACAGTAAAGAGTACTGGTGCTGTAGTAAACGGACCAATTCCTTTACCAACAAATAAAAAGATTTTTACCGTTTTACGTTCACCACACGTAAACAAAAAATCAAGAGAGCAATTTCAATTATCTGCTTACAAAAGATTATTAGATATCTATAGTTCTTCTTCAAAAACTATTGATGCTTTAATGAAGTTGGAGTTACCAAGTGGAGTTGAAGTTGAGATTAAAGTATAAGTAAATCAATAACTTTCGGTTTAATTTTGTTAAGCCGAAAGTTTTTTATACTTTTGCACACCGAAATTTTAGTTTCGGAGTGTTGAAATTTCTGAAAAGTATTCAGAAATCACATGTCCTGAGGGTTTCGCGAAGGAAAAACGGTAAAAACAAATTCAGAGAGTGAAGGCGTTTTCGCTCTTTTTTTTTGAGAAACTTAAAGGGAATTAAGAAACATTTGTTTCAAATAATTATTTTATTAATAGACGCGCTGGATAAAAAAATATCTATTCGTCTGAAAATTAACAAATATGTCTGGGTTAATAGGAAGAAAAGTAGGAATGACCAGCTTATTCGATGAGAACGGGAAGAACATTCCTTGTACTGTAATCGAAGCGGGTCCTTGCGTTGTTACCCAAGTCAGAACCGAAGAGGTTGACGGCTATAACGCGTTACAACTTGGTTTCGATGACAAAAAAGCAAAAAGCTCTAACAAAGCTTTAGATGGTCACTTTAAAAAAGCTGGTACCTCTGCTAAAAGAAAGGTCGTTGAATTTCAAGAATTTGAAGGAGAGTACCAATTAGGGGACTCTATTACTGTTGAATTATTTACTGAAGGAGAATTCGTTGATGTATCGGGTGTTTCTAAAGGTAAAGGATTTCAAGGTGTTGTAAAACGCCACGGTTTTGGTGGGGTTGGACAAGCAACTCACGGTCAACATAACCGTTTAAGAGCTCCTG
It includes:
- the rplC gene encoding 50S ribosomal protein L3 codes for the protein MSGLIGRKVGMTSLFDENGKNIPCTVIEAGPCVVTQVRTEEVDGYNALQLGFDDKKAKSSNKALDGHFKKAGTSAKRKVVEFQEFEGEYQLGDSITVELFTEGEFVDVSGVSKGKGFQGVVKRHGFGGVGQATHGQHNRLRAPGSIGAASYPARVFKGMRMAGRMGGDKVKVQNLRVLKVVADKNLIVVKGAIPGHKNSYVTIEK
- the rpsJ gene encoding 30S ribosomal protein S10 → MSQKIRIKLKSYDYNLVDKSAEKIVKTVKSTGAVVNGPIPLPTNKKIFTVLRSPHVNKKSREQFQLSAYKRLLDIYSSSSKTIDALMKLELPSGVEVEIKV
- the fusA gene encoding elongation factor G, with translation MARDLKYTRNIGIAAHIDAGKTTTTERILFYTGVSHKIGEVHDGASTMDWMEQEAERGITITSAATTCTWQFPTENGQPTADAKGYHFNIIDTPGHVDFTVEVNRSLRVLDGLVFLFSAVDGVEPQSETNWRLADNYKVPRIGFVNKMDRQGANFLAVCQQVKDMLKSNAVPIVINIGEEADFKGIVDLVKNRAIVWHDDNYGSTFDIVDIPEELKEEAHELRGKLIEEVAAYDENLLEKYMEDEDSITEEEVHAALRAAVMDMSIIPMICGSSFKNKGVQFLLDAVCRYLPSPVDRENIVGTNPDTGEEETRKPDAKAPFSALAFKIATDPFVGRLAFFRAYSGRLDAGSYVLNNRSGKKERISRIYQMHSNKQNAIDFIEAGDIGAAVGFKDIKTGDTLSDEKHPIVLESMDFPDPVIGIAVEPKTKADVDKLGMALAKLAEEDPTFTVKTDEASGQTVISGMGELHLDIIVDRLKREFKVEVNQGQPQVEYKEAITAAADHREVYKKQSGGRGKFADIVFTMEPADEGVTGLQFESIIKGGNIPKEFVPSVEKGFKEAMKNGPLAGYEMDAMKVTLKDGSFHPVDSDQLSFELAAKMGYKAAAKAARAVIMEPMMKLEVLTPEENMGDIVGDLNRRRGQVNDMSDRAGSKVVKAIVPLSEMFGYVTALRTLSSGRATSTMEFSHYAETPSNIAEEVIANAKG